A stretch of Mobula birostris isolate sMobBir1 chromosome 2, sMobBir1.hap1, whole genome shotgun sequence DNA encodes these proteins:
- the LOC140190140 gene encoding probable G-protein coupled receptor 139 isoform X1: protein MASSLSDAFVTVQKIYYPSLCAIGIPANFLTMYTIYSRRCGMSMVARLYLISLAIADSLSLFWGGLIDLSLVWLDPNPFWMSSPWCELLTVLEYGSVFTSTWIVIVFTFERYLVLRSIRVRQPYPETKVTIRVIMSVAVVSHLIATPAYWIYSSELLNSTLPNQTEKAPKCIYNDSFFSTAVVWFHTLVSGGIPYILLILFNILIGHQLYTASRMFTQEQLRSINGITMRGLVKKSIVILFTISFTFVLLTLPRFVTYCILRTAYNRPDHNRDDYSQLINLFADIGIMMQWLNSAINFLLYCVISKSFRQEFLQVLTCRTQASNAPSSNTPLKVYSIHCATIQQPVTIAGT from the coding sequence CAAACTTCCTCACCATGTACACCATCTACAGTAGAAGATGTGGGATGTCCATGGTGGCCAGGCTCTATCTGATCTCACTGGCCATTGCAGACTCACTGAGCTTGTTCTGGGGCGGGCTGATTGACCTGAGCCTGGTGTGGCTGGACCCCAATCCCTTCTGGATGAGCTCCCCATGGTGTGAGCTGCTCACGGTGCTGGAGTATGGCTCTGTCTTCACTTCCACGTGGATTGTGATCGTCTTCACCTTTGAGCGTTACCTGGTGCTGAGGAGTATTCGAGTCAGACAGCCCTACCCCGAGACTAAAGTGACCATCAGAGTCATAATGAGTGTTGCTGTGGTCTCTCATCTGATTGCTACTCCAGCCTACTGGATCTACAGCTCAGAGTTACTGAACTCCACCTTGCCCAACCAGACTGAGAAGGCACCCAAATGTATTTACAACGATAGTTTCTTTTCCACCGCTGTGGTATGGTTTCACACACTGGTCTCAGGAGGTATCCCCTACATCCTCCTCATCCTCTTCAATATCCTCATTGGGCATCAGCTCTACACAGCCTCCAGGATGTTCACTCAGGAGCAGCTGAGGTCAATAAATGGCATCACCATGCGAGGCCTGGTGAAAAAATCTATCGTAATCCTCTTTACTATTTCCTTCACGTTCGTCCTCCTGACACTCCCTCGCTTTGTCACCTACTGCATCCTGAGGACAGCCTACAACCGGCCAGACCACAACCGCGATGACTACAGCCAGTTGATCAACCTCTTTGCGGACATCGGCATCATGATGCAGTGGCTGAACTCTGCCATCAATTTCCTCCTCTACTGCGTCATCAGCAAGTCATTTCGCCAGGAATTCCTTCAGGTCCTGACCTGCAGAACTCAAGCGTCCAATGCCCCCAGTTCTAACACCCCACTGAAGGTCTACAGCATACATTGTGCCACCATTCAACAGCCTGTAACCATTGCTGGAACTTAG
- the LOC140190140 gene encoding probable G-protein coupled receptor 139 isoform X2 translates to MYTIYSRRCGMSMVARLYLISLAIADSLSLFWGGLIDLSLVWLDPNPFWMSSPWCELLTVLEYGSVFTSTWIVIVFTFERYLVLRSIRVRQPYPETKVTIRVIMSVAVVSHLIATPAYWIYSSELLNSTLPNQTEKAPKCIYNDSFFSTAVVWFHTLVSGGIPYILLILFNILIGHQLYTASRMFTQEQLRSINGITMRGLVKKSIVILFTISFTFVLLTLPRFVTYCILRTAYNRPDHNRDDYSQLINLFADIGIMMQWLNSAINFLLYCVISKSFRQEFLQVLTCRTQASNAPSSNTPLKVYSIHCATIQQPVTIAGT, encoded by the coding sequence ATGTACACCATCTACAGTAGAAGATGTGGGATGTCCATGGTGGCCAGGCTCTATCTGATCTCACTGGCCATTGCAGACTCACTGAGCTTGTTCTGGGGCGGGCTGATTGACCTGAGCCTGGTGTGGCTGGACCCCAATCCCTTCTGGATGAGCTCCCCATGGTGTGAGCTGCTCACGGTGCTGGAGTATGGCTCTGTCTTCACTTCCACGTGGATTGTGATCGTCTTCACCTTTGAGCGTTACCTGGTGCTGAGGAGTATTCGAGTCAGACAGCCCTACCCCGAGACTAAAGTGACCATCAGAGTCATAATGAGTGTTGCTGTGGTCTCTCATCTGATTGCTACTCCAGCCTACTGGATCTACAGCTCAGAGTTACTGAACTCCACCTTGCCCAACCAGACTGAGAAGGCACCCAAATGTATTTACAACGATAGTTTCTTTTCCACCGCTGTGGTATGGTTTCACACACTGGTCTCAGGAGGTATCCCCTACATCCTCCTCATCCTCTTCAATATCCTCATTGGGCATCAGCTCTACACAGCCTCCAGGATGTTCACTCAGGAGCAGCTGAGGTCAATAAATGGCATCACCATGCGAGGCCTGGTGAAAAAATCTATCGTAATCCTCTTTACTATTTCCTTCACGTTCGTCCTCCTGACACTCCCTCGCTTTGTCACCTACTGCATCCTGAGGACAGCCTACAACCGGCCAGACCACAACCGCGATGACTACAGCCAGTTGATCAACCTCTTTGCGGACATCGGCATCATGATGCAGTGGCTGAACTCTGCCATCAATTTCCTCCTCTACTGCGTCATCAGCAAGTCATTTCGCCAGGAATTCCTTCAGGTCCTGACCTGCAGAACTCAAGCGTCCAATGCCCCCAGTTCTAACACCCCACTGAAGGTCTACAGCATACATTGTGCCACCATTCAACAGCCTGTAACCATTGCTGGAACTTAG